The genomic region GCGCGATCGCAGGACAAGACCCGGCTCATTGGGTACAGGCAGATGTTCGCTGTCGTGTCGGTATTGATGATGTGGTGGGTGTTCCCGCTCGCTCAGACAGGCTGGCTCGGTACACCCCGCGAAAGCGTGCCTTGGATTGCCCTGTCCGTTGCCCTGATCCTGGCGACCGCCTGCCTCGGTCCCGCGTTTTTCACAAACGAGGATCACCGCTTGGAGCAGGCAAAAAGCGCAGGCAGGACGAGCCTGCTGGCCAGCGCAGCGGCGTCGTTCGCGAATCCGCAGTGTCTTCGCATTGTGCTGTCTGCGGGTGTGTCCGGCATTGGATACACGCTGGCCGCCGCCATGTCGTCATATATCACGATCTACTACACATGCAGTGGTGATGCGAGGCGTGCGGCTCCCTACATCGCCGGCTATGGCGCGGTCGCCACACTCATGGCGTTGATCAGCCCGCAGGCAGTGACAGCGATGGCGCGCGGCCTGGGCAAGGTCCCGCTCCTGCGCCTCTGTCTCTGGGTGAACCTTGGCGGCAGTGTGATGAAATGGTACCTGTTCAACGATGTCCGGCCCTGGCTGCAGGTTCTCACGCCTTTGGTGACGATGCCGTCAGCGGTTGGGATTACAATGATGCAGGAGTCCCTGCTCGGCGACGTTGCGGACTGCGAACGCCATGCCACGGGACGGAGACTGGAGGGCGCATTCGCCGCCAGTTACGGCTGGATGACCAAGGCCTGCTCCTCCCTGGCGTTCGGCCTCTCCGGTTTCGCCATAGTCTGGACCGGCTTTGACGTGGCGTTTGGTGCGAACCAACCTCCCTCCACCATGTTCTGGATGCGGGTTTGTTTTGTCGTGTTCCCCGCGGCGGGCGTCTTGGTGGCGTATCTGCTGGTAAGGCGGCTTCCAATCACCTCCGGGCTGATGGACCGAATCAACCGCGAACTGGCTGGGCACCACTGACTCCCATGCATCTGGAATGGGTAGCGCACATTGGGATTGACAATCAAATGTTACATGTCGCATTTTACGCCGGCGCGCGTGATTTAATCATTGTTGTTCCTCGTGAAAACTGAAGGTGCGTTCTCTCTGACCCCATGAAAACAAAACAAACCGCCTGGTGTCTCGTCATGGCATTTGTCGCCGTTCCGCTGGCTTCCGTCCGGACGTTCGCGGCATCCGAGACCTCCACTTCCACGGAAGAACCGGAGGTCATACTTTCACCCTTCTCCGTGCAGTCGACCCGCGACTACGGCTACATTTCAACCAACAGTCAGTCCGGAGGACGACTTTCCACGAAGCTCAGGAACACTCCGGTGTCCATTTCCGTGCTCAACAGCGAACTGCTTTCCGACCTCGGGGCGTTCGACCTTCAGGATGCGCTGAAATGGGCCCCGAACTCGTATGCCGCAACCGAAAGCGATGTAAACCCCGAGGGAGGCGGGCAGGTGACAAACGGATTTTCCGAAACCGGATTTGGAGGGACGAGCGTGCGGGTGCGCGGGATCCGGCAGGCCACCCTTGCACGCAACTACTTCTACTCGGTGATCACCTCGGACACCTACAACACGGAGCGCCTCGATGTTTCCCGGGGACCCAATGCACTCGTCTTTGGCGATGCGTCCCTCGGAGGCATCGTCAATGTCTCGACGAAACGCGCCCAGGACTGGGATTTTTCACGCGCGCAGCTCCAGATGTCCAGCTACGGCGGGCAGGGCCGCCTCGTACTTGATGTGAACCGCGCCGTCAGCCAGTCCCTTGCGGTTCGCATCACCGCACTCCGCCAGCGGCTCGACGGATGGCGCGACTATCTTACGAATGATCGCGACGGCCTCTATGGCACCATGACATGGAGGCCGTCTGCGAACACGCAGATTCGCATCGAGGGTGAATGGGGGCGGCGCGACGCGCTCAATCCCACCGTTTTTGTGAAGGAGAACGCCTCGGCATGGAATCACACAGCCACCCAGGACACAGTGGGGCAGAAGATCGTGCCAGGCACGGGTCTGGTCGCCGCAACCGGGGTTCAACTCGATCTCTCACATTTGAGCCTTGGGGTGACGCCATTGACCGGGCTCGCGCTCACGGACTCAACCTATGCCTCCCCGATCACACCGTTCCTTTCGAGTTTCTACACGACGCTGGCTCCGGCGCCGGTCGACGAGCCGGCAAAGCTCGATGGGAAGCCGACGGCCTTCGTCACGCCGCGGTTCAGCTACGCCGTGCGTAACATAGGCACGCGCCTGCGCGATCAGTTCAGCGCGGTGAGCGCCTATCTCGAGCAGCAGGTCGGGGACAGCCTCTTTTTCGAAGTCGCGGGCAGCGTGCAGCACGACAAGGCCGATGTTTTCCTTCCCTTCACGAACCGGTTGTTCTTTGACGTGAACCGGGTGCTTCCGACGGGCGTGACCCTGAACGGCAGCAACCTGAACCCCGATTTTCTGACTCCGTTCACTCTCGAGCAGGTTCGTGATCAGGCCAACCTTGGCCGCAGCGTCGAAGCGCGCGCTTCAGGGGTGTATGAATGGAAAAGTCCCTGGTTCCGACAGCAGATTGGCCTGATGGGAAGCTTTCGCCGCACCGACAGCGACGTGCGCTATTTCAAGCTTGTCCGCACAAACGGCACAAACCCTGATCTCACGGACATCTCCAACACGGTGTCGGTCAAGGCACCCCTGACGCAACGAAGCCTGAGCTGGCTGGATTTTGAACCCGGCCGCTCCTACACTTTCAATGGGTCGGATTTGGCGTTTGAGAACTACGCCTATCCGGGTCAGGCGCTGCCACGGGCCAATGATTCGGAGGTCGACTCGATTCAGATTTCAGCGGCGGGCGACTGGCTGCCCAGCAGCCGCATTCACTCGATCGCCGGAGTGCGCCGCGACTACTACACCGGGCGCCGGTATCAAACCGCGCAGATTGATCCTGTTTCAAAACGCGTGCTTTCGATCAGCCGCACCTCGCGTTCGCGCGAGACACTGACATCACCCTCGGTTGGAGCGGTCTTTGACGTGCTGCGCAATGTCGGCCTCTATGCCAACTCGAGCAAGACGTTCGCCGTCAACAGCGGCGCCGCACCCACCTTCACCGGTGAGCCGATTCCAACACGGATAGGAAGCGGCATCGATGCCGGATTGAAGTTTTCCCTCATGGAGGGTCGGATCAGTGGATCAGTCGCATACTACAAGACGAAGGAGATCAACAACGTCGTCACGAGCCCGATCGGGAACATCAACAGGATTCTCAGTACAATCTATCCGGTCAACCCGCCGCAATTCGGAAGCACCGCGGACTCCCAGACCGCAACCGCGACCGGCCTGGAGATGGAGGTTCTGGCCAATCTCACGCGCAACTGGACGCTCCTGGTCAACGCGGGCCGCCCCAAGTCTGAACTGCGCAATGGCGTGCCATACACCAGGAAATACGTCGCGGACAATCGTGCTGATTGGATTGCAAAGGCGGCCGCCATAGGCGGCAAGGCGCCCGCCACAGTCGCCACAAGCCTGGTGGCGCAGGACAACTTCATCGCCGGCTTTCGCGATGGCGCCCAGGTATCGAGCGTTCGGGACTACACCGCGAACGTCTTCACGCGATATCGTTTTTCAACCGGCCCCGCCAAGGGTGCCTTTGTGGGAATCGGCGCAAACTTCTACGGGCAGAGCTACCTCGGCTACAATAATGTGCTTCAGCGCGATGTATTTGGCGGCGCGTTCCACCTGTATAGCGCGCTTGCCGGGTATTCGAGGAAGTTTCATGGCGTAGACACGACGCTTCAGGTCAACGTGAGCAACCTCCTGAACGACTCGAATTTCTCCGCTGTTGGCGGCTTTCTGGCCAACGGGATGCCCAACAGTTTTCGTGTATCGGCCCCGCGCGAGCTTCGGGCGTCCGCAACAATAAAGTTCTGAGGCTCAAGCTCCCAGTGGCCGCGACACCCGTGACATGAAATCATCACCCTGGCACCAGCTTTGCTCAGTCTGCGCATGGATCGCCTTCGGGTCCCTCATGGGCCCGCCGGCGGGGGCCGCATCTGGCGCACCTCCGATGAATGTGCTCTTCATCGTTTCGGATGACATGAACAACGAGCTTGGCACCTACGGCTGCACGGCCGCGCACACTCCAAACCTGGACAAGCTTGCCGCCACGGGAATTCGATTCGATCGGGCCTACTGCCAGTTTCCGCTGTGCAGTCCGTCGCGATCCTCCTTTCTCAGCGGCCGATGGCCGGCGACAACGGGTGTGCTCGACCTCAAGATTCGCGCAGACGTGGTGCTCGCACCGTTCAAGCTGCTGCCCGCCTTTTTCAAGGAGAACGGCTATGTCACGGCCCGTGTGGGCAAGATCATGCACAACGGGATGGAAATCGCGTCGGAATGGGATCGTGCGGCGGAATGCCTGAGCAATGACCCCACGGAAAACGAATTTCAGCGTCGCGCCGCGAGTCAGCGCCTCAGGGAAGCGCATGGTGAAAAACTCAATCCAGAAAAGGAAAACTATCTGATGTGGGGCCGGAGCATGGGCCGGGAGGAGGATTTCGGTGACTGGCGCAAAGCTCAGCTCGCCTCCACCTGGCTTGAGGAACTTTCCCGGGATTCCCGTCCCTTCTTTTTGGCCGTCGGCTTCATGAAGCCGCACCACCCGTACGTCGCCCCTTCGAAGTACTTCGATCTGTGCCCGCCTGATGGCATTGTCTTTCCGACCGAGCCGGCTGGCCATCTCGATGGAGTGCCGAAGCCGGCAATCCATCCCGAACCGGGATCAGCTGGCATGACAGTCGAACACCGCCGCGAGATTGTATCGGCGTACTTTGCATGCATTGCGTTCGTCGACGCGCAGGTGGGCAGGCTTCTGGCCACGCTGGACAGGCTGCATCTTGCGGAAAACACCGTTGTCGTGTTCATCAGCGATCATGGCTACCAGCTTGGTGAGCACCAGACCCCGGAAGGCTCGCTGTGGCACAAGATGTCCCTCTGGAACGAGGCCGCGCGCGTCCCCATGATACTGCGCGTTCCGGGCCGGAAGGGCAATGGAAGCGCCTGCGGGCGAACGGTGGAGCTCATGGACATTTATCCGACACTGGCTGCCCTCGCGGGACTCACGCCACCCGAGCATCTGGACGGCCACAGTCTCGTGCCGCTCCTGGACAATCCCTCCGCGTCGTGGAGATATCCGGCGTTCACATTCCTGAACGACGGCCCTGCGCGCGTTGGCGCCGCGGTTACCACTGAACGCTTTCGTTTCATTGAGTGGACAGGCACCGAACCGGGAATCCAGCTCTATGACACGCAAGCCGATCCGCATGAATACCACAACCTGGCGGCCGATCCTGCGTTTGGAATGCGGGTCGCTGACATGCGAAAATTGCTCCATTCGGTTCCCGCTCCGACCGTGAGA from Opitutaceae bacterium harbors:
- a CDS encoding MFS transporter, translated to METRSRGMSQGDDDTSAAPVSRTTASALSTRTCLGYGIGGVLDQWGNYGIKGTANQMLNLIAGMNPAVVSVVFALARVYDAVVDPYVGYLSDRSQSRWGRRRPFVLTGGLACAMVFPFLWWMPEALGKTGQVVWIAIVVMLFYTAFAAYSVPFRAMGYEIAARSQDKTRLIGYRQMFAVVSVLMMWWVFPLAQTGWLGTPRESVPWIALSVALILATACLGPAFFTNEDHRLEQAKSAGRTSLLASAAASFANPQCLRIVLSAGVSGIGYTLAAAMSSYITIYYTCSGDARRAAPYIAGYGAVATLMALISPQAVTAMARGLGKVPLLRLCLWVNLGGSVMKWYLFNDVRPWLQVLTPLVTMPSAVGITMMQESLLGDVADCERHATGRRLEGAFAASYGWMTKACSSLAFGLSGFAIVWTGFDVAFGANQPPSTMFWMRVCFVVFPAAGVLVAYLLVRRLPITSGLMDRINRELAGHH
- a CDS encoding TonB-dependent receptor, with product MKTKQTAWCLVMAFVAVPLASVRTFAASETSTSTEEPEVILSPFSVQSTRDYGYISTNSQSGGRLSTKLRNTPVSISVLNSELLSDLGAFDLQDALKWAPNSYAATESDVNPEGGGQVTNGFSETGFGGTSVRVRGIRQATLARNYFYSVITSDTYNTERLDVSRGPNALVFGDASLGGIVNVSTKRAQDWDFSRAQLQMSSYGGQGRLVLDVNRAVSQSLAVRITALRQRLDGWRDYLTNDRDGLYGTMTWRPSANTQIRIEGEWGRRDALNPTVFVKENASAWNHTATQDTVGQKIVPGTGLVAATGVQLDLSHLSLGVTPLTGLALTDSTYASPITPFLSSFYTTLAPAPVDEPAKLDGKPTAFVTPRFSYAVRNIGTRLRDQFSAVSAYLEQQVGDSLFFEVAGSVQHDKADVFLPFTNRLFFDVNRVLPTGVTLNGSNLNPDFLTPFTLEQVRDQANLGRSVEARASGVYEWKSPWFRQQIGLMGSFRRTDSDVRYFKLVRTNGTNPDLTDISNTVSVKAPLTQRSLSWLDFEPGRSYTFNGSDLAFENYAYPGQALPRANDSEVDSIQISAAGDWLPSSRIHSIAGVRRDYYTGRRYQTAQIDPVSKRVLSISRTSRSRETLTSPSVGAVFDVLRNVGLYANSSKTFAVNSGAAPTFTGEPIPTRIGSGIDAGLKFSLMEGRISGSVAYYKTKEINNVVTSPIGNINRILSTIYPVNPPQFGSTADSQTATATGLEMEVLANLTRNWTLLVNAGRPKSELRNGVPYTRKYVADNRADWIAKAAAIGGKAPATVATSLVAQDNFIAGFRDGAQVSSVRDYTANVFTRYRFSTGPAKGAFVGIGANFYGQSYLGYNNVLQRDVFGGAFHLYSALAGYSRKFHGVDTTLQVNVSNLLNDSNFSAVGGFLANGMPNSFRVSAPRELRASATIKF
- a CDS encoding sulfatase, translated to MKSSPWHQLCSVCAWIAFGSLMGPPAGAASGAPPMNVLFIVSDDMNNELGTYGCTAAHTPNLDKLAATGIRFDRAYCQFPLCSPSRSSFLSGRWPATTGVLDLKIRADVVLAPFKLLPAFFKENGYVTARVGKIMHNGMEIASEWDRAAECLSNDPTENEFQRRAASQRLREAHGEKLNPEKENYLMWGRSMGREEDFGDWRKAQLASTWLEELSRDSRPFFLAVGFMKPHHPYVAPSKYFDLCPPDGIVFPTEPAGHLDGVPKPAIHPEPGSAGMTVEHRREIVSAYFACIAFVDAQVGRLLATLDRLHLAENTVVVFISDHGYQLGEHQTPEGSLWHKMSLWNEAARVPMILRVPGRKGNGSACGRTVELMDIYPTLAALAGLTPPEHLDGHSLVPLLDNPSASWRYPAFTFLNDGPARVGAAVTTERFRFIEWTGTEPGIQLYDTQADPHEYHNLAADPAFGMRVADMRKLLHSVPAPTVR